The following proteins are co-located in the Megalobrama amblycephala isolate DHTTF-2021 linkage group LG12, ASM1881202v1, whole genome shotgun sequence genome:
- the star gene encoding steroidogenic acute regulatory protein, mitochondrial: MVLFYLRGDENVTLSDGAIKGPKHPTVLQIPLLTHRACISFISKENFIMLPATFKLCAGISYRHMRNMTGLRKNAMVAIHHELNKLSGPGPSAWINHIRRRSSLLSSRIAEETYSEAEQCYVQQGQEALQKSISILSDQDGWQTEIETVSGDKVMSKVLPDIGKVFKLEVMLEQQTDDLYEELVDNMEQMGEWNPNVKQVKILQKIGQDTMITHEISGETPGNVVGPRDFVSVRCAKRRGSTCFLAGMSTQHPGMPEKKGFVRAENGPTCIVMRPSADDPNKTKFTWLLSLDLKGWIPKTVINRVLSQTQVDFANHLRHRMASNGSVEAAIAC; the protein is encoded by the exons ATGGTGCTGTTTTATCTGCGAGGTGACGAGAATGTGACCTTGTCTGATGGGGCTATAAAGGGGCCAAAGCATCCAACTGTTCTTCAGATTCCACTTCTAACTCACCGTGCCTGCATTTCATTTATCAGTAAAGAAAATTTTATAATGTTGCCTGCAACGTTCAAACTGTGTGCTGGCATTTCCTACAGGCACATGAGAAACATGACAG GTCTGAGGAAGAATGCAATGGTTGCAATCCATCATGAGCTGAACAAGCTTTCTGGACCTGGACCTAGTGCTTGGATTAACCACATCCGAAGAAGGAGCTCCCTGCTCA GCAGTCGGATTGCAGAGGAGACGTACAGTGAAGCTGAGCAGTGCTATGTGCAGCAGGGACAAGAAGCTCTGCAGAAGTCTATCAGCATCCTCAGTGACCAGGATGGCTGGCAAACTGAGATTGAGACT GTCAGTGGGGATAAGGTGATGAGTAAAGTATTACCGGACATTGGGAAGGTTTTTAAGTTGGAAGTAATGCTGGAACAGCAAACAGATGACCTTTATGAAGAGCTTGTGGATAACATGGAACAAATGGGGGAGTGGAATCCCAATGTCAAACAAGTCAAG ATTCTTCAGAAGATCGGTCAGGATACTATGATCACACATGAGATTTCAGGTGAAACACCTGGAAATGTAGTGGGCCCACGAGATTTTGTAAGTGTCCGCTGTGCCAAGCGCAGGGGATCTACATGCTTTCTTGCTGGGATGTCCACTCAGCACCCTGGAATGCCTGAAAAGAAAGGATTTGTGAG GGCTGAGAATGGACCCACCTGTATTGTGATGCGACCAAGTGCAGATGATCCCAATAAGACAAAGTTTACCTGGTTGCTTAGTTTAGACCTTAAG GGTTGGATCCCAAAAACTGTCATCAACCGGGTACTTTCTCAAACCCAGGTGGATTTCGCAAATCACCTCAGGCACAGAATGGCATCCAATGGTAGTGTGGAAGCAGCCATTGCCTGCTGA